A genomic window from Lotus japonicus ecotype B-129 chromosome 1, LjGifu_v1.2 includes:
- the LOC130726400 gene encoding sister chromatid cohesion protein PDS5 homolog C-like: MDADTAAHPMESSEKELEERLLKAGNELADPPSSAEELLSILERVESYLSKIEQTPNESMQTALSPTLKALTGEIFLKHSDADVKVAVASCLSEITRITAPDAPYDDDEMKEVFQLIVSSFENLHDKSSRSYAKKLSMLETVAKVRSCVVMLDLECDHLILEMFQHFLKEIREHHPEDVFSSMETVMTLVLEESEDISMDLLCPLLATFKKDNEEVSPIALQLVERVLENCATKLQPYLVQAVKTLGISVDDSKILAKICQDASDSFEKNDVCVSSEHVEDKGKSPKQSSEETTQAAKGDATEAEHSQQDNPNGNRSPKSVMSNGVACVREDNALADSKSNKQEDTDCSGHSESLDVSGQRELNNLDAEKVDNDGGKPKQTTKRRRRKSRSSTKSRKPSVKAGSQGQVVAHEKEAEKPSVVAGSQDQVDADEKEAEKRLDSEAPSSPHEDHSVEAAGPTEEDEETHANISSPEACNDDSEVKGSPSTSENLPNKNHSKKLGKAKMKEDPAKEGAAEDVSNKMSKGASDSEAKPARHSVKKALGRNSDVKDTTVAHEKEAEKRLDSEAPSSPHEGHSVEAAGPTEDDKETHADISSPEACDDESEVKASPSTSENLHDQIRSKKLGKAKIKDIPAKEGATEDVSIKVSRGASNSEAKPARRSVKKALGRNSDVKDTTVADLVKKGSGAASDVDAKKNSAKKLGEHKSDINAKKHSAKKLDEQKGGSGSSSRKLENNKKSGRGKANSEAAVAKSSAIDVDKEMTVYSPRSGTKSTKSENTEEIPLTSAKRKRTPGKEKESDTKKYGENLVGLRVKVWWPEDREFYTGVVNSFDSARKKHKVLYDDGDEETLNLREEKWGVIKKADSDADGEEGSDQAGLDGSAEMPPTKKGKSSSQSTKQGKTGASSSFGATGSGGSKGISLKSGHKSKDGNKSKDSKDTTPRSGGSKYTPEQKMTSKSKTTPKPSAKSKQETMKSGKSKQKTPKTAASKRKQPPKSNGKSNVNDSDKVKSALKRKDSEDESSDVSSREVEDTKAELSEDDDISTPTPSAKSKKETLKSGKSKQTTQKTASSKRKLPKSSGKSDVKDSDKLMSILLKRKDPENESSDVSSREVEDTKGKLSISSKAQGSGAKREKKRQRS; this comes from the exons ATGGACGCAGATACGGCGGCACATCCAATGGAGAGTTCCGAGAAAGAACTGGAGGAGCGCCTTCTCAAAGCTGGCAACGAGCTCGCAGATCCACCGTCGTCGGCGGAGGAGCTCCTCTCAATTCTTGAG CGAGTTGAGAGTTACTTATCAAAGATTGAACAGACACCTAATGAATCTATGCAAACTGCACTCTCTCCAacactgaaagcattaactggAGAAATTTTCTTAAAGCATTCAGATGCTGATGTCAAAGTTGCAGTTGCGTCCTGTCTTAGTGAAATAACAAGAATCACTGCACCTGATGCTccttatgatgatgatgaaatgaAG GAGGTGTTTCAGTTAATTGTATCTTCATTTGAAAATCTACATGATAAGTCAAGCCGATCATATGCAAAGAAGCTCTCAATGCTTGAAACTGTTGCAAAAGTCAGATCATGCGTAGTAATGCTGGACCTTGAGTGCGATCACCTGATTTTGGAGATGTTTCAGCATTTCTTGAAGGAAATAAG GGAACATCATCCTGAGGATGTTTTTTCATCCATGGAAACAGTTATGACACTTGTTCTGGAAGAAAGTGAAGATATATCCATGGATTTACTTTGTCCACTCCTGGCCACTTTTAAGAAAGACAATGAG GAAGTTTCTCCAATTGCCCTACAATTGGTGGAGAGGGTCCTTGAAAATTGTGCAACCAAGCTTCAACCCTACTTAGTACAAGCAGTCAAAACCTTGGGCATATCTGTGGATGACAGTAAGATACTTGCTAAAATATGCCAAGATGCATCTGATAGCTTCGAAAAAAATGATGTATGTGTTAGTAGTGAGCATGTG GAAGATAAGGGCAAGTCACCAAAGCAATCATCAGAGGAGACAACACAA GCGGCTAAAGGAGATGCAACGGAAGCTGAACATTCTCAACAAGATAATCCTAATGGGAACAGATCGCCGAAGTCAGTCATGAGCAATGGTGTTGCATGTGTCAGAGAAGATAATGCTTTAGCAGATTCGAAGTCCAATAAGCAAGAGGATACTGATTGTTCTGGTCACTCTGAATCTTTGGATGTATCTGGTCAGAGGGAACTCAATAATTTGGACGCTGAAAAGGTTGACAATGATGGAggaaaaccaaaacaaaccaccAAGAGGCGAAGGAGGAAATCAAGATCTTCAACTAAATCAAGAAAACCTTCTGTTAAAGCAGGGTCACAGGGTCAAGTTGTGGCTCATGAGAAGGAAGCTGAGAAGCCTTCTGTTGTAGCAGGGTCACAGGATCAAGTTGATGCTGATGAGAAGGAAGCTGAGAAAAGGCTGGACTCTGAAGCTCCCAGTTCCCCCCATGAAGACCATTCTGTTGAAGCTGCAGGACCTACAGAGGAAGACGAAGAGACTCATGCTAATATTTCTTCGCCCGAAGCATGCAATGATGATTCTGAAGTTAAAGGTTCTCCTTCAACAAGTGAGAACCTCCCTAACAAAAATCATTCAAAGAAACTTGGAAAAGCAAAAATGAAGGAGGACCCTGCTAAAGAAGGGGCTGCAGAGGATGTTTCAAATAAGATGTCTAAAGGAGCAAGTGATTCAGAAGCCAAACCTGCCAGGCACTCAGTGAAAAAGGCCCTTGGTCGAAACTCTGATGTTAAAGATACTACTGTCGCTCATGAGAAGGAAGCTGAGAAAAGGCTGGACTCTGAAGCTCCCAGTTCCCCCCATGAAGGCCATTCTGTTGAAGCAGCTGGACCTACAGAGGATGACAAAGAGACTCATGCTGATATTTCTTCACCCGAAGCATGCGATGATGAATCTGAAGTTAAAGCTTCTCCTTCAACAAGTGAGAACCTCCATGACCAAATTCGTTCAAAGAAACTTGGAAAAGCAAAAATTAAGGATATCCCTGCTAAAGAAGGGGCTACAGAGGATGTTTCAATTAAGGTGTCTAGAGGAGCAAGTAATTCAGAAGCCAAACCTGCCAGGCGTTCAGTAAAGAAAGCCCTTGGTCGAAACTCTGATGTTAAAGATACTACTGTGGCAGATTTAGTCAAAAAAGGAAGTGGGGCTGCAAGTGATGTTGATGCTAAAAAGAATTCAGCAAAGAAGTTAGGTGAACACAAAAGTGATATTAATGCTAAAAAGCACTCGGCAAAGAAACTAGATGAACAGAAGGGTGGTAGTGGATCCTCTTCAAGGAAGCTGGAGAACAATAAAAAGTCAGGGCGGGGCAAAGCTAACTCTGAAGCAGCTGTTGCAAAATCTTCTGCTATAGATGTTGATAAG GAAATGACGGTGTATTCTCCAAGGTCTGGTACAAAATCCACTAAATCTGAAAATACAGAGGAGATTCCCCTGACAAGTGCAAAGAGGAAACGTACTccaggaaaagaaaaa GAGTCTGATACAAAGAAATATGGTGAAAACCTTGTTGGTTTACGGGTTAAAGTTTGGTGGCCTGAGGATCGTGA GTTTTACACGGGTGTCGTTAATTCATTTGATTCCGCCAGAAAGAAGCACAAG GTGTTgtatgatgatggtgatgaagaaACATTAAATCTTAGGGAGGAAAAATGGGGGGTCATTAAAAAAGCTGATTCAGATGCTGATGGG GAAGAAGGAAGTGATCAGGCAGGTCTTGATGGTTCTGCTGAAAT GCCACCAACGAAGAAAGGAAAATCAAGCAGTCAATCAACTAAGCAAGGAAAGACGGGTGCTTCTTCCAG TTTTGGAGCAACAGGATCAGGTGGATCTAAAGGCATATCCCTGAAGTCTGGCCATAAGTCCAAAGACGGCAACAAATCCAAAGATTCCAAGGACACCACTCCTAGAAGTGGTGGCAGTAAATATACTCCTGAACAAAAAATGACTAGCAAATCTAAGACCACACCAAAACCCTCTGCCAAGTCTAAGCAAGAAACCATGAAGAGTGGAAAATCCAAACAAAAAACTCCGAAGACTGCTGCTTCCAAGAGAAAGCAGCCCCCAAAAAGCAATGGAAAGTCCAATGTAAATGATAGTGACAAGGTGAAGTCTGCTTTGAAGAGAAAAGATTCAGAGGATGAGAGCTCAGATGTTTCATCAAGAGAGGTAGAAGATACCAAGGCCGAGTTGTCAGAGGATGATGACATTAGCACGCCAACACCCTCTGCCAAGTCTAAGAAAGAAACCCTGAAGAGTGGAAAATCCAAGCAAACAACCCAAAAGACTGCTTCTTCTAAGAGAAAGCTCCCCAAAAGCAGCGGAAAGTCTGATGTCAAAGACAGTGACAAGCTGATGTCTATTTTGTTGAAGAGAAAAGATCCAGAGAATGAGAGCTCAGATGTTTCATCAAGAGAGGTAGAAGATACAAAGGGCAAGTTGTCAATTTCATCTAAGGCACAAGGAAGTGGTGCCAAGCGTGAAAAGAAGCGTCAAAGAAGCTAG
- the LOC130726421 gene encoding stromal cell-derived factor 2-like protein has translation MALGFFAFALFLFLSLDSEFSFSPSSSASASASTSAASSEGVEVQVTYGSVLKLMHEKTKFRLHSHDVPYGSGSGQQSVTGFPDVDDANSYWIVRPEPGTGAKQGDAIKSGTIIRLQHMRTRKWLHSHLHASPISGNLEVSCFGGESESDTGDYWKVFIEGSGKTWKQDQKIRLQHIDTGGYLHSHDKKYSRIAGGQQEVCAVREKRADNVWLAAEGVYLPVTESK, from the exons ATGGCTCTCGGATTCTTCGCTTTCgctctcttcctcttcctctccctCGATTCTGAATTCTCCttctctccttcttcctccGCTTCCGCCTCCGCATCTACCTCCGCCGCTTCCTCCGAAGGCGTCGAG GTGCAGGTTACTTATGGATCCGTTTTGAAGCTTATGCACGAGAAGACGAAATTCCGGTTGCATTCTCATGATGTGCCGTATGGTTCTGGAAGTGGACAGCAATCTGTTACTGGTTTTCCTGATGTTGATGATGCCAACAGTTACTGG ATTGTGAGGCCTGAGCCAGGAACTGGTGCTAAACAAGGTGATGCCATAAAAAGTGGCACCATCATTAGATTGCAGCATATGAGGACCAGGAAGTGGCTGCACAGCCATTTGCATGCATCCCCAATATCAGGCAATCTCGAG GTGAGTTGCTTTGGAGGAGAGTCTGAATCTGACACTGGAGACTATTGGAA GGTTTTCATAGAAGGAAGTGGAAAGACTTGGAAGCAGGATCAGAAGATTCGGCTTCAGCATATTGACACCGGAGGCTATCTACATAGTCATGATAAGAAATACAGTCGGATTGCTGGGGGACAGCAGGAG GTATGTGCAGTTCGTGAAAAGCGTGCGGACAATGTCTGGTTGGCAGCTGAAGGTGTCTATCTTCCGGTTACTGAAAGCAAATAG